CGCGGCAGGGTCGCGCCGACGTCGACGGCCTGGCGAGTCAAGGCCCGCACGGTGCGGAAGGAGGCGTCCATCCGGACCTGCGTCATGGTGCGGTGCCGCACCGTCTCCAGCGCGGCGTTGATCGCGCCGACGCCCAGGATCGCCGCCGCCCAGCCCAGCAGCGCCGCCATGCTCCCGCCGCGCAGTCCTTCGTCGACGGCGCGCGACAGGAAGTACGGCGGCAGCATCAGACAGCCCATCCACGCCGCGCTGACCAGCCCGCCGCACAGCACCCGGGCCGGTTGGCGGCGCACCAGCCACCACAGGTAGCCGCCCGGCCCCCGGGTGTCCGGTTCAGGCACCGGCGTCGTCCCGAACTGTCACCAGCCCCTTCGCCACCAACGTGTCCACAGCGGAATGCAGTTCGCCGGCCCGCGCGTCGCCCTCGGCCAGCCTGCGCAGGACCGTCTCCTCGTTGTCCCCCAACGGGTGCACGCGGGCACGGTTGCGGTCGAGCGCGATCGTGATCGCCAGGTGAGACCGTTCGAAGCCCGCGTGCGCGGAGCCGGTGTCGTCGTCGAAGTGCACCGCGCCGGAGTTCGCCACCAGGACGCGGTGCAGGACGACGCCTTCAGCCAGCGACAGTTTCGCCTCGGCGGCGAGCGGCTCGGCGGGTTCCGCGCCGCCGTCGAAGAACTTCCGGAACACGTTGGGGCCGAACCGGGCGGTGTAGAGGATGTCCTCCGGCACGTCGATCAGCGCGACCTCCGGGTAGAGCCGCTGGATCCGCTCGGCCAGCCCGGTGGAGGCGCCGCTGTTCTCCTCGTAGTCGAGGTGGTACCAGCGCCGCGCCCGGTCGTCCTTGACGGTGATCCCGTACAGCTCGGGCTCGTCGGCGATCGGCGCGCCCTTGAGCAGCCGGAACGTGCCCGCGTCGGCGCGGCCGATCACGTGCCGGTGGTCGCGGACGAACCGGTAGGTGTCCTCCGCCTCGGCCGCGGTCTCCGACGGGAAGTCGCTGAACACCCCGGCCTCGACGGAGATTCCGGCGGTGTGGCACATCGCGAGGATGTCGGTCATCCGCTGCGGGGTGGTGCCCTTGTCCATCGCCTTGAGCACGCGTTCGTTCGCGCTTTCCAGTCCCATGTAGAGCCGCACGCACCCGGCTTCGCGCATGGTCGCGAACACTTCCGGGGTGAAGCCCTTCTCGAACCGCGCGACCCCGTGCCAGCTGATGTTCGCCTGCCGTTCCAGCAACGCCTCCGACAGCGACCGCAGGTGGGCGGGCAGCATCACGTCCGCCTCGAAGGAGAACACGTCCTCGCCGGTCGAGGCGACCACGGACGCCACGTCCTCGGCGATCAGCTTCGGCGAGCGCATCCGGTAAGGCGCGATCTTGATGAAGGCGTAGTTGCAGAACGCGCACCGGTTGAAGTAGCAGCCGCGCGTGGGCATCATGCAGATGACCCGCTTGGGCGCGAAGTAGTCGTTCAGCGGCAGCATGGTGAAGTCCGGGGCGGGCAGCCAGTCCAGGTTGAGCTGGTAGCCGGGGTCGAGCTGCTCGCGGACCGCGCCGCCGGCGTAGCGCACGATGTTGCGCACTGAGTCCGGATCACGTTCTCCGGCAAGGGCTTCCGCGAAGTGCAGCAGGGTCTCGTCCGCCTCGCCGACGAGGAACGAGTCGAGCCAGCGGCGGAACCGGGCGTCGGCGGTGAGCACTTCCCGCCCCCAGGTGATCACCGGCCCGCCCGCCGTGACGTGCACGCCCGGGTCCTGCCTGCGGATCTCCTCCGCGAGCAGGAACGCCGGGATCAGCTGCGAGAAGTACGGCACCGAAAGCCCGATCAGCCGCGGTTTCCGCGCCAGCAGCGACGGAACGGCGACGTCGCGGAAGTAGCCCGCGAGCGGCCCGGTCTCGGTGTCGACCGCATGCGCGACCTCCTCGTAGCTGTCGTAGGCCGCCTGCGAGTAGGAGTACTTGCCGAACCGCGAATCCGGTGCACCCGCGGTGATCAGGTCGCCGGCGAGGTGGAAGATCCGCTTGGCGTACAGCAGTTTCGCCGGATCGTAGAAGTCGGCCGGATCACGCAGGATCCGCCGGGACTCGGTGATGTTCGCGACGACTTCGGCGGCGCCGCCGTCCGCGGCCTTCGCGAGCGGTTCCGGCCTCAGCAGGTGGTCGAATGCCTCCAGGTTGAGATCTCGGAGTTCGACCTCGTCGTACCCGCCGCGCCGGAGCACGGCGCCGAGCAGCGGCAGCGCGCCGTGCGGCAGCGAAGGATCCGCCGCGGGCGGGAAGACGAGCGTTATCGGGAGGCCCATGACCGCCCTCCTCTGGTCTGGGCTCGGGTCCGGCGGGCGCGGGCTCGCCGGTCGGCCGCTTCGAGTGCGGTGTCCGCGGCCTGGCCGTCCAGGAACGCGGCGAACGCGCGCACGGTGGGATAGCGGAACAGGTCCACGAGCCGAGCACGGCTGCCCCATCGCCGTTCGATCCGTCCGTGCAGGACGATCAGGGCGAACGAAGTCCCGCCGAGGTCGAAGAAATTGTCGGAGATCCCGGCTGTGCGCCCGTCCAGGACTTCGGCCCACATCCGGACCAGTTCTCGTTCGGTGTCCGACCACGCGCCGTGATCCGCCTCCGGCAGCTGAGTCGCCGGGATCTCGCGGATTCCCCGGCTGAGCATCGGATCCAGCGGGGGCTTCTCGCCGGTGGCCGTCAACGCGGCGATCCATTCGAGGTACGCGGCGAGCAGCCGGTCGATCCGGTCGGATTCGTACAGCGCAGGGTCGTAGAGGAGTTCGACGCCGAACCCGTCCGCGTGGCGTTCCACGTAGACGGTCAGGTC
This sequence is a window from Amycolatopsis benzoatilytica AK 16/65. Protein-coding genes within it:
- a CDS encoding B12-binding domain-containing radical SAM protein yields the protein MGLPITLVFPPAADPSLPHGALPLLGAVLRRGGYDEVELRDLNLEAFDHLLRPEPLAKAADGGAAEVVANITESRRILRDPADFYDPAKLLYAKRIFHLAGDLITAGAPDSRFGKYSYSQAAYDSYEEVAHAVDTETGPLAGYFRDVAVPSLLARKPRLIGLSVPYFSQLIPAFLLAEEIRRQDPGVHVTAGGPVITWGREVLTADARFRRWLDSFLVGEADETLLHFAEALAGERDPDSVRNIVRYAGGAVREQLDPGYQLNLDWLPAPDFTMLPLNDYFAPKRVICMMPTRGCYFNRCAFCNYAFIKIAPYRMRSPKLIAEDVASVVASTGEDVFSFEADVMLPAHLRSLSEALLERQANISWHGVARFEKGFTPEVFATMREAGCVRLYMGLESANERVLKAMDKGTTPQRMTDILAMCHTAGISVEAGVFSDFPSETAAEAEDTYRFVRDHRHVIGRADAGTFRLLKGAPIADEPELYGITVKDDRARRWYHLDYEENSGASTGLAERIQRLYPEVALIDVPEDILYTARFGPNVFRKFFDGGAEPAEPLAAEAKLSLAEGVVLHRVLVANSGAVHFDDDTGSAHAGFERSHLAITIALDRNRARVHPLGDNEETVLRRLAEGDARAGELHSAVDTLVAKGLVTVRDDAGA